One window of Rasiella rasia genomic DNA carries:
- the pth gene encoding aminoacyl-tRNA hydrolase, translating into MFAFLRKLFTSTKTNGNAPLLEAQNPMKKFLIAGLGNIGPKYHNTRHNIGFKMLDFLAEEHQLTWETAKLGDVTIHKKKGRTFLLLKPSTYMNLSGKAVKYWLDKEKIPIENLLVVTDDLNLPFGTLRLKTKGSDGGHNGLKDIQNTLQTTKYPRFRFGISDAFSKGRQVDYVLGDWSQEEDEKMPERLTKGIQLIESFGLAGVNITMNTYNGT; encoded by the coding sequence ATGTTTGCTTTTCTTCGGAAGTTATTTACTAGCACAAAAACAAATGGCAACGCGCCACTGCTCGAAGCCCAAAATCCTATGAAAAAATTCCTGATTGCTGGTCTCGGAAATATTGGCCCAAAATATCATAACACACGTCACAATATTGGCTTTAAAATGCTGGATTTTTTAGCTGAAGAACACCAACTCACTTGGGAAACAGCCAAATTAGGTGATGTTACAATTCATAAAAAGAAAGGGCGTACTTTTTTACTCCTCAAACCGAGTACCTATATGAACCTTTCTGGAAAAGCAGTAAAATATTGGCTAGACAAAGAAAAAATTCCAATTGAAAATCTTTTGGTAGTTACAGACGACCTAAACCTTCCTTTTGGAACTCTTCGGCTAAAAACTAAAGGTAGCGACGGAGGCCATAACGGATTAAAAGACATTCAAAATACCTTACAAACCACAAAATATCCGCGTTTTAGATTTGGAATCAGTGACGCTTTCAGCAAAGGAAGACAAGTAGACTATGTACTAGGAGATTGGAGCCAAGAAGAAGACGAGAAGATGCCCGAACGTCTTACAAAAGGAATACAGCTAATAGAGTCTTTCGGACTTGCAGGCGTTAACATTACTATGAACACCTATAACGGCACTTAG
- a CDS encoding tetratricopeptide repeat protein: MRTLFLLFFFLFSVSGIAQSEALAKNYFEQGEYEKAAAVYKKLVNVNPNRIDYMLALVKTHQQLEAFDTAEDLLRKQLNSKRKLPQLYVELGHNYSLQGKDSLAAQNNQQAIDFLNVSPNHAYNVGRSFEAYSLLDEAVITYEKAMQLDPGINFNNQLARIYGEQGKLEKMFNTYLNLIQSNPSFRSIAQRNFSMYVSEDPNSEANTLLRKTLLRRLQENPAVLYNELLSWLFIQQKEYKKAFIQEKAIYKRSEDDLIGIVDLGFIAMNDNDFENAEMIFTYAIEQSSTPEERLRNYQYLMKIRLKTATEKEYDAVVAEFQTLFDTFGKDRKTYLLQIDYNHFLAFTLGQKDEAIANLKLLAKKEMTSYQEARVKMELADILVYSEQFNQALIYYSQIQKKVKSDVLAQEARFKVAKTSYYKGDFEWAQVQLDVLKKSASQLIANDAMELSLMIRDNSLEDSTQTALKKFARADLLALQNKDVESISVLDDILLNHKGEKIEDEVLLKQGKIYEKMGRFEKAEANYLKLIELYKEDILADDAYFSLAKLYDNQLAMPLKAKEYYEQIIYNFADSIYFVEARKRFRMLRGDAIE; this comes from the coding sequence ATGCGCACGCTATTCCTATTATTTTTCTTCTTATTCTCGGTATCGGGCATCGCCCAAAGCGAAGCCTTAGCCAAAAACTACTTTGAGCAAGGAGAGTATGAAAAAGCAGCAGCAGTGTATAAAAAGTTGGTGAACGTTAACCCTAACAGAATAGACTATATGTTAGCTCTGGTAAAGACTCACCAACAGTTAGAGGCGTTTGACACAGCTGAAGATTTACTGCGCAAGCAACTAAACTCAAAGAGAAAATTGCCGCAATTGTATGTAGAATTAGGGCATAATTATTCGCTACAAGGAAAAGATTCTTTAGCAGCTCAAAACAACCAGCAAGCAATAGACTTTTTAAATGTGAGTCCGAACCACGCGTACAATGTTGGTAGATCGTTTGAAGCCTATAGTCTGTTAGACGAAGCTGTAATTACTTATGAAAAGGCTATGCAGCTTGATCCAGGAATAAACTTTAACAACCAATTGGCACGCATATATGGAGAGCAAGGAAAGTTGGAAAAAATGTTTAACACCTACCTCAATCTTATTCAATCCAATCCGTCATTTCGAAGCATTGCGCAACGAAATTTTAGCATGTACGTAAGTGAAGATCCAAATAGCGAAGCAAACACATTGTTACGTAAAACCTTACTTAGGAGATTACAAGAGAATCCGGCAGTTTTATACAATGAATTACTTAGCTGGTTATTTATTCAGCAAAAAGAATATAAAAAAGCATTTATTCAGGAAAAGGCTATTTACAAGCGTAGCGAAGATGATTTAATAGGTATTGTTGATCTTGGTTTTATAGCCATGAATGATAACGATTTTGAAAATGCTGAAATGATATTTACCTATGCCATCGAGCAATCTTCTACTCCAGAAGAACGACTAAGAAACTACCAGTATTTAATGAAAATACGTCTAAAAACTGCTACAGAAAAAGAGTATGATGCGGTAGTTGCCGAATTTCAGACACTGTTTGACACCTTCGGAAAAGATAGAAAAACATACCTTCTTCAAATAGACTATAATCACTTTTTGGCATTCACGTTGGGTCAGAAAGACGAAGCTATTGCAAATTTAAAACTCTTGGCAAAAAAAGAAATGACCAGCTACCAAGAAGCACGGGTAAAGATGGAACTTGCCGACATCTTAGTTTATAGCGAGCAATTTAATCAGGCGCTTATTTATTATTCTCAAATTCAGAAAAAGGTAAAAAGCGATGTATTGGCACAAGAGGCCCGCTTTAAAGTTGCAAAAACAAGTTATTACAAAGGAGATTTTGAATGGGCTCAAGTACAACTAGATGTGCTTAAGAAATCGGCTTCTCAACTTATAGCAAATGATGCGATGGAACTTAGTTTAATGATACGCGACAATTCTTTAGAAGACTCTACGCAAACCGCATTAAAAAAATTCGCTAGGGCAGATTTGTTAGCACTTCAAAACAAAGATGTAGAATCAATTAGTGTATTAGACGATATACTACTCAATCACAAAGGCGAAAAAATTGAAGACGAAGTATTGCTAAAGCAAGGAAAGATTTACGAAAAGATGGGACGTTTTGAAAAGGCAGAAGCCAACTATCTCAAACTTATAGAGCTATACAAAGAAGATATTTTGGCAGACGACGCCTATTTTAGTCTAGCCAAATTGTACGACAACCAGCTAGCCATGCCATTGAAGGCTAAAGAATACTACGAGCAAATTATTTACAACTTTGCCGATAGCATTTACTTTGTGGAAGCACGTAAACGTTTTAGAATGCTCCGTGGCGACGCTATAGAGTAA
- a CDS encoding HTTM domain-containing protein: protein MNKFLFKHIDNTGLVLWRVVFGALIAIEAFGAIATGWVRRTLIEPDFTFNFIGFDFLQPLPGDGMYYYFILMGIFGLMVMVGYKYRFSMACYALMWTCVYLMQKTSYNNHYYLMMLLCWLMVFLPANRWFSIDAQQNSKLKSPSVPRWTYLVVIFQVWIVYTYASVAKWYPDWLNATVTELFMKSKSDYWLIGSFLQLDWVHWCIAYVGIIFDLLIVPLLLYKRTRVIGFAISVFFHLFNSIVFQIGIFPYMSIAFALFFFSSETLQKRFLPKKTLYTAGEIKVPNYKPLLVGVFSVYFIVQIALPLRHWAFQDDVLWTEEGHRLSWRMMLRSKGSRLIVYTQEENSDERKIYRWRDLLSKKQQRSAKSKPDMLWRLAKEIKKAEAAKGKNVKVFMDVKLRINGGRYHQFVTPDTDISAEKWLPLKHLDWIEPRPADYHKVAEKKEE, encoded by the coding sequence ATGAATAAATTTTTATTTAAACATATAGACAATACGGGCCTCGTTTTATGGCGCGTAGTTTTTGGGGCTCTCATTGCCATTGAAGCATTTGGCGCCATTGCAACCGGCTGGGTACGTCGCACACTAATAGAACCAGATTTTACCTTCAACTTTATTGGTTTCGACTTTTTACAACCACTTCCCGGAGATGGTATGTACTACTACTTTATACTCATGGGCATTTTTGGGCTCATGGTGATGGTTGGCTACAAATACCGATTTAGCATGGCATGCTATGCACTTATGTGGACCTGTGTGTATCTCATGCAAAAAACATCGTACAACAACCATTACTACCTTATGATGTTGTTGTGCTGGCTTATGGTGTTTTTGCCTGCAAATAGATGGTTTTCTATAGACGCTCAACAAAATTCGAAGCTGAAATCTCCTTCGGTTCCGCGGTGGACCTATCTTGTCGTTATTTTTCAGGTTTGGATTGTCTACACTTATGCATCTGTTGCCAAATGGTATCCAGATTGGCTTAATGCAACCGTAACCGAATTATTCATGAAGAGCAAAAGCGACTATTGGCTTATTGGTTCCTTCTTACAATTAGATTGGGTGCACTGGTGTATCGCATACGTGGGTATTATATTCGACTTGCTTATCGTGCCGCTTTTATTATACAAACGAACTCGAGTGATAGGCTTTGCAATTTCAGTGTTCTTTCATTTGTTTAATTCTATTGTATTTCAGATTGGCATCTTTCCATATATGAGCATTGCATTTGCTTTGTTCTTTTTCTCTTCGGAAACTTTACAAAAAAGGTTTCTTCCGAAGAAAACACTATACACTGCTGGCGAAATTAAAGTGCCTAACTACAAACCCCTGCTCGTTGGTGTTTTCTCGGTCTATTTTATAGTTCAGATTGCCCTACCCTTGCGCCATTGGGCTTTTCAGGATGATGTGCTCTGGACCGAAGAAGGTCACCGTTTAAGCTGGCGTATGATGTTACGCAGCAAGGGCTCTAGACTCATTGTTTATACCCAAGAAGAAAACAGCGATGAGAGAAAAATATATAGATGGAGAGATTTGCTAAGCAAAAAACAGCAACGCTCTGCCAAATCTAAACCCGATATGCTTTGGCGCTTGGCAAAAGAGATTAAAAAAGCAGAAGCTGCTAAAGGAAAAAATGTAAAGGTGTTTATGGACGTAAAGTTAAGAATTAACGGGGGTAGGTACCATCAATTTGTGACGCCAGACACAGATATTTCAGCAGAAAAATGGCTTCCTCTTAAACATCTTGATTGGATAGAACCGAGACCTGCAGATTACCATAAAGTAGCAGAGAAAAAAGAAGAATAG
- a CDS encoding MarC family protein, protein MSEILTTILFLIAVIDPLGSVPVYLEATKHFDEKYKKRIAIRASVIAFFILLFFIVIGQLILEGMDISLDAFQISGGVILFLFALTMIFGDGKPEMEKHLISDYKHVTIFPVAIPSIASPGAIMAVVLMTDNNLYTIQQQGLTAVLVFVVVVITALLLLAANAVQKRVGAYGITVISKVMGLILASYAVQSILTGLKDFFFN, encoded by the coding sequence ATGTCTGAAATTTTAACCACCATATTATTTCTAATCGCAGTAATAGATCCGCTTGGTTCTGTGCCAGTATATCTAGAAGCCACAAAGCACTTTGATGAAAAGTATAAAAAGAGAATCGCAATTCGCGCGAGCGTTATTGCCTTTTTTATTTTGCTGTTTTTTATAGTAATCGGGCAACTCATTTTAGAAGGAATGGACATTTCATTAGATGCATTTCAAATATCGGGTGGGGTGATTCTGTTTTTGTTTGCACTTACTATGATTTTTGGTGATGGTAAGCCTGAAATGGAAAAACATTTAATTTCAGATTACAAGCACGTTACAATTTTTCCGGTGGCAATACCTTCAATTGCTTCTCCGGGTGCTATCATGGCTGTTGTGCTAATGACAGATAATAATCTATACACCATACAACAACAAGGTTTAACAGCGGTGTTAGTATTTGTGGTAGTTGTGATTACAGCACTGTTACTTCTAGCCGCAAACGCAGTTCAAAAAAGAGTTGGAGCCTATGGAATTACCGTCATCAGTAAAGTTATGGGGCTTATTCTTGCTTCATACGCGGTACAAAGTATCTTAACTGGTTTAAAAGATTTTTTCTTTAACTAA
- a CDS encoding bifunctional riboflavin kinase/FAD synthetase codes for MQEHRPASAYTNKTPSVITIGTFDGVHIGHKAILKKLVASAKKDNLDSVLLTFFPHPRMVLQKEASIQMLNTLSEKKALLEQTGLDHLIIHPFTHQFSRLTAVEYVRDILVNKLHAKKIIIGYDHRFGRNRTATISDLKEFGETYGFEVEEISVQELDDVAVSSTKIRNALKEGDVETANNYLGYSYMITGTVVKGKGIGATWNYPTANLQPSDTYKLIPKNGVYITQAKIEADLKYGITSIGTNPTVGGKSRTIETFFLDTDANLYDKPLQLEFLKFIREEETFENVEALKSAIQQDEKVARAYVRTHE; via the coding sequence ATGCAAGAACACCGCCCAGCTTCGGCATATACAAATAAAACACCTTCGGTAATAACCATTGGCACCTTTGATGGCGTTCATATAGGCCATAAAGCCATACTGAAGAAACTGGTTGCCTCTGCAAAAAAGGACAACCTAGATTCTGTCTTGCTCACCTTTTTTCCTCACCCGAGAATGGTACTTCAAAAAGAGGCTAGCATACAAATGCTAAATACACTTTCAGAAAAAAAAGCACTACTAGAACAAACAGGTCTAGATCACCTTATTATACACCCCTTTACACACCAATTTTCTAGACTTACAGCAGTAGAATATGTGCGCGATATTCTAGTAAATAAATTACACGCAAAAAAAATAATTATAGGGTACGACCATCGGTTTGGGAGAAATCGTACAGCAACGATTTCAGATTTAAAAGAGTTTGGCGAAACCTATGGCTTTGAGGTTGAAGAAATAAGCGTACAAGAGCTAGACGACGTGGCCGTAAGCTCTACCAAAATACGCAACGCACTTAAGGAAGGTGACGTAGAAACAGCGAATAATTATCTGGGGTATTCGTACATGATAACCGGTACAGTTGTAAAAGGCAAAGGTATTGGCGCTACGTGGAATTATCCCACCGCCAACTTACAACCTTCAGACACTTATAAACTTATTCCTAAAAATGGTGTTTATATCACCCAAGCAAAAATAGAAGCAGACTTAAAATATGGTATTACAAGCATAGGTACCAATCCGACCGTTGGAGGAAAATCTAGAACAATTGAGACATTCTTTTTAGATACCGATGCGAATTTATACGACAAACCGCTTCAGCTAGAATTCCTTAAATTTATTCGAGAAGAAGAAACTTTCGAAAATGTAGAAGCATTAAAGAGCGCCATTCAACAAGACGAAAAAGTGGCAAGAGCATACGTGCGCACCCATGAATAA
- a CDS encoding 50S ribosomal protein L25/general stress protein Ctc has product MKSITINGLKRESVGKVATRTLRNAGKVPCVVYGGDEPIHFSADELAFNKLVYTPDVHTVVVDLGDGTKVNCILQDIQFHPVTDRILHIDFFQIFDDKEVMMEIPVRIVGNSRGVRNGGVLRIVNRKLRVKAIPENLPDFLEIDITEMKIGDIRTVASILSDDYKIMHEESRTICQVRTSRTAVADVDDEDEDEDGEGEVAAGDVPATEVNDEAAVKE; this is encoded by the coding sequence ATGAAATCAATTACAATTAACGGACTTAAAAGAGAAAGCGTGGGTAAGGTAGCAACCAGAACCCTACGTAATGCTGGAAAGGTACCTTGCGTAGTATACGGAGGAGACGAGCCTATTCACTTTTCAGCAGATGAATTGGCCTTCAACAAACTTGTATACACGCCAGACGTGCATACAGTTGTAGTTGACCTAGGCGATGGTACTAAAGTAAACTGTATCTTACAAGATATTCAGTTTCACCCAGTAACCGATCGTATTTTACATATAGATTTCTTCCAAATCTTTGATGACAAGGAAGTAATGATGGAAATTCCAGTACGAATTGTTGGAAATTCACGTGGTGTTAGAAATGGTGGTGTTTTACGTATTGTTAACCGTAAGTTACGAGTGAAAGCAATTCCTGAAAACCTTCCAGATTTTCTAGAGATTGATATTACCGAAATGAAGATTGGTGATATTAGAACCGTTGCTTCTATCTTAAGTGACGACTACAAAATCATGCACGAAGAAAGTAGAACGATTTGTCAAGTTAGAACTTCACGTACTGCGGTTGCAGATGTTGATGATGAAGACGAAGACGAAGATGGCGAAGGTGAAGTTGCTGCGGGTGACGTACCAGCTACCGAAGTTAATGATGAAGCTGCTGTAAAAGAATAA
- the serS gene encoding serine--tRNA ligase: MLQVHDIRAHKDTYINALKKRGLDAASDIEAILKADETRRATQAKLDETLAQSNTFSKEIGMLYKNGEAQKATLLKEKTTQLKEDSKQLQEELNLATDTLQNLLYNIPNIPNELVPAGTDENDNEEVFAEGDIPTLDSEALPHWELAKKYDIIDFELGVKVTGAGFPVYKGKGARLQRALISYFLDKNTEAGYTEYQVPLMVNEESARGTGQLPDKEGQMYHATEDDLYLIPTAEVPVTNMFRGDLVAHSDLPIACTGYTPCFRREAGSYGAHVRGLNRLHQFDKVEIVRIEHPDNSYVALDGMVEHIKDVLRELKLPYRILRLCGGDLGFTSALTYDFEVFSTAQDRWLEISSVSNFETFQSNRLKLRFKDADGKNKLAHTLNGSSLALPRVLAGILENYQTPNGIKIPEVLVPYCGFDMID; the protein is encoded by the coding sequence ATGCTACAAGTACACGACATTCGCGCCCACAAAGACACTTACATTAACGCCTTAAAAAAACGTGGTTTAGATGCTGCTTCAGATATTGAAGCTATTCTAAAAGCAGATGAAACACGTAGAGCTACACAAGCAAAGCTAGATGAGACCTTAGCGCAAAGCAATACTTTTTCTAAAGAAATTGGAATGCTTTACAAAAACGGTGAAGCGCAGAAAGCAACTCTGCTTAAAGAAAAAACAACGCAATTAAAAGAAGATTCGAAGCAACTCCAAGAAGAATTAAACCTAGCCACAGACACGCTTCAAAATTTGCTGTATAACATTCCTAATATCCCAAATGAGCTGGTTCCAGCAGGCACAGACGAGAATGATAATGAAGAAGTGTTTGCCGAGGGTGATATTCCAACCTTAGATAGCGAAGCACTACCTCACTGGGAGTTGGCCAAAAAATACGACATCATTGATTTTGAATTAGGTGTAAAAGTTACTGGTGCGGGATTTCCTGTATACAAAGGGAAAGGAGCACGGTTACAACGTGCTTTAATCAGTTATTTTTTAGACAAAAATACCGAGGCGGGTTACACAGAATATCAAGTACCACTAATGGTTAATGAAGAATCTGCGCGCGGTACAGGGCAATTACCCGATAAAGAAGGGCAAATGTACCATGCCACCGAAGACGATTTGTACCTTATCCCAACCGCAGAAGTTCCTGTTACCAATATGTTTCGCGGCGATTTAGTAGCGCATTCAGACCTGCCAATAGCATGTACTGGATATACGCCTTGCTTTAGAAGAGAAGCTGGAAGTTATGGCGCTCATGTAAGGGGCCTAAATAGATTGCACCAGTTTGACAAAGTTGAAATTGTACGAATTGAACATCCAGACAATAGTTACGTTGCGCTAGACGGTATGGTGGAGCACATAAAAGATGTATTGCGCGAATTAAAATTACCTTATCGTATTTTACGTCTTTGTGGTGGCGACCTTGGTTTTACCTCAGCACTCACATACGACTTCGAAGTTTTTAGTACTGCTCAAGATCGTTGGTTAGAAATTTCTTCTGTATCAAATTTTGAAACGTTTCAGTCTAACCGACTCAAATTACGTTTTAAAGATGCCGATGGAAAAAATAAGTTAGCACACACCCTTAACGGAAGCTCGTTAGCTTTGCCACGTGTTTTAGCTGGCATTTTAGAAAACTATCAAACCCCAAACGGAATAAAAATACCTGAGGTGTTAGTGCCGTATTGTGGTTTTGACATGATAGACTAA